The nucleotide sequence TTGGATTACATAAATAATAATTTATCAGATCCAGCAAACTTTGAATTGAAGACAAAAATTAAACTTAATTATAAAATTTTAAGTGAAAAAAAAGTAGCGCGGAATGTTATCGGAGTGATTGAAGGAAATGATACTAATCTAAAAAATGAATTTGTGGCAATAGGCGCGCATTATGACCATGAAGGAATTAAAGGAAATCAAATTTATAATGGCGCTGATGATAATGGATCCGGTACCGTAACAATTTTAGAAACGGCTAGAAGATTGGCACTCGAAAAAAATAATAAAAGATCAATTCTTGTAATTTTTCACACCGGTGAAGAAAAAGGATTGTTGGGTGCTGAGTATCTTACAAAGAACAGCAATTTTATAGATAAAATTATTTCCTATACAAACATTGATATGGTCGGAAGAGAAAGCGAAGATTCAATTTATTGTATTGGCGCCAGCAAATTGAGTAAGGAATTGGGGAAATTGGTAGAAGACGCAAATCAAAGCTCGGCTAAATTCTATTTGAATTATAAATTTGATGATCCCAACGATCCGAATAGATTTTATTATAGAAGCGATCATATTCATTATGCTGAAAAAGGAATTCCAATTGCTTTTTTTTACGATTATATGAACGAAGATTATCATAAACCGACCGACGATGTTGAGAAAATTAATTTTAATAAAATTTTAAAAACTGTTGATCTATTGGAAAATTTGACGATCAGTATTTCTAATCTTGATCATAAATTAAAATTGGATTGAAACAATAATTAAATTTAGTTATTCAATTTATTCTTAATAAACGAAGTCATTTAATGCCTTCGAGAAATGAGAGTCTTAAAGTAAAATAATTTAAATGCCGCTAAATATTGAGAATAGAAAAACATAATTGTCTTGATGGCAATGTTTTAATAAATATTATACAAAAACATTTACTGAATTATTTAAGGAACAATTTTCAATGAAGTTTTTATTTCTATTCACAATATTTTTTATTTCACAAATTCACTCTCAGCAAATCTCAATTTATACTCCTTTCGAAATTCAAAACGCTATAAAAAATGAGACCAGAACATTGACCGGCATACCGGGAAAAAATTATTGGCAGAATAAAAGCAATTATAATATTTGTGTAGAAGTTAATACGGAAACCGGTTTGCTTACCGGTGAAGAAAAAATTAAATATTTTAATAATAGTCCTGATTCATTAGATAGAATTGTAATCAGACTTTATCAGGATATTGCCAAAACAAACGCTTCGAGAAATTGGTTTGTAAACGCAAAATATTTAAATGAAGGTGTAGAACTTAAAGAATTAAAAATAAACAATAAAAATTATGATCTAAGCGATACCAGTAAAAGTGTATTTAGAGGTTCAACAAATTTAAGCGTAAAATTAGATAAAATTCTCTATTCAAAATCTGAATTGAACATTGAAGTGAAGTGGCAGTTTGTTATTCCAAAAGATTTTAAACTCAGAATGGGAAATTACGGAAACGGTAATTTCTTTGTCGCTTATTGGTATCCGCAAATTGCTGTTTATGATGACATTGATGGCTGGGATACTCATGATTATCAAGGTACGGTGGAATTTTATAATGATTTCAATAATTACAACGTACAGCTGAAAATTCCGGCAGGATATATCGCTTGGGCAACCGGAGAATTGCAAAACGCGGATAAAGTTTTAAGGAAAGATATTTTTGAGAAATATCAAAAGGCAAAAATATCTGACGAAACAATAAGAATTATTACTCCGGAAGATTATAATAAAGGTTTGGTAACTTCTGATAACGTAATAAACATTTGGAATTTTAAGGCTGATAATGTAACCGATTTTTCATTCGCGCTGAGTAATAGTTATAATTGGGATGGCGCAAGCGTAGTTGTGGATGATAAAACCGGTAGAAGAGCGTTGTCCGATGTTGTTTATAATAATGGAACAATTCATTATGATAAAGCTGCGGAATATTCGCGAGAATCTTTAAAATATTTGTCACATCAAATACCGGGATTTTCTTATCCGTATTCTCATGTAACTTCTTTTTGTAATGGCGGCAAAAGCGGCGGTATGGAAACCCCGATGATGGCAAATGACGGCGCTCCTGAAAAATTAGAAAATCATATCGGATTAATTTTTCATGAAATAGCGCACAATTATTTTCCTTTTATGATGGGAACAAACGAAAGAAAATATGCTTGGATGGATGAAGGCTGGGCATCGTTTCTTCCGAAAGATGTTGTTGATAAATATGTCCCGGAATATGATTATTTAAAAAACAGAGTAAATGGATTTGAAAGGACCGCGGGTTATGAATCCGAACTTCCACCCATGGTTGTTTCATATTCTTATTTAACGGATTATTCAAGAACCGGATTTTATGATAGACCTTCTGTCGCGTATTATCAACTAAAAGAATTACTCGGTAATGAACTCTTTAAAGACGCAATTTATGAATATATTGACAAATGGAACGGAAAACATCCTGTTCCGTTGGATTTTTTTAATATAATAAATGAAGCCGCAAAAGAAGATCTATCATGGTTTTGGAAACCTTGGTTTTATGAATTCGGTTATCCGGATTTGGCAATAGAAAATGTGGAAATTCTTAATGGAAAAATTTCCACAAAAGTTGCAAAAAAAGGAAACATTCCTACAAACGTAAAAGTGATATTTGAATTTGAAGATGGAACAAACGAAACTGTGGAAAAATCAGCATGCGTTTGGAAAGGCGGAAATAATTCAATAAATGTAAATATTGAAAGTAATAAAAAATTGAGTAAAGTAACAGTTGGCGATAAACACATTCCCGATTCTGTTAAAGGAAATGATGTTTATAAAGTTTCCAACTAGTATATAAAAATTTAAAGACACGATATTTTAAAAATCGCAATTACAATAAAATTTATCTTAAATATAAATTAGGCTTTTATCAAAACCGGTAAAAGCCTTTTTTATTTTAAACTTTACTTTAAAATCGAATTAAGTTGAAAGATTTTAATAATTTTAAAATGTAAATTTTTTTTGATTGAGGAAATTATGACCAGATTTAAATCGTTTATTACTACAACTTTCATCGGTGGATTTCTAATTTTTCTTCCGCTTGTAATTTTAGCAATTACAATAAATTGGATTTTTGAGGTTGTTTCAGATAACCTAAATCCCATTTCTTCTTTATTGGTGCAGACTACAAAAGTTCACGAATATTTGGCGTTTTTAATTTCCGTTATAATTTTTCTTGGAGTTTGTTTTTTGCTCGGATTGTTTGTAAGAACTCGTTACGGAAACGTAGCTTACAATTTGTTTGAAGAAAATATCCTTAAAAAAGTTCCGGGTTACAGAATAATAAAAGAAACAATCGTTCAGCTTTTCGGAAGTCAAAAAAATCTTTTTTCAGGAGTTGCATTAATAAATTTATTTGGAAATGAAACTTTAACAACGGCATTTATCACCGATGAACATTCAAACGGATGGTTTACGGTTTTTATTCCTTCAGGTCCGGCTCCAACTGCGGGATTTACATATCATCTTCCGCCGAAATATGTTCATAAAATTAATTACCCAATTGATTTGGCAATGAAGACAATTATTAGTCTTGGCGCGGGATCAAAAAACATACTTGAAATGTATAATGTAGAAAATAAGTAAAAATTGTAAATTGTTTATTTAGATAACCGGAACTTATTTGGAGCTGTAAATAAATATTATTTAATTAAATTTTTGCTGAAATCATGAAAATAAAGAAAGTATTTTTAAGTGTTTTATTACTTGGCATTTCCTCAATAATCTCTGTTGCCCAAGATAACCCGACCCAAGATTCAACAAAAATCAATTCCGAATTCAAACTGAGATTAAATGACAATTCTATGTATATCTCACCGTTACGTTCATTTCAAATACCCGAGTTTGAAGATCCGTATACTCAATTAATTTTACCGGATTTATATGAACAAAATCCCCAAACAGAAGCGGTTTCTTTAATGCAGTTAAGGAATAATATAAATCAAAGTATGCAGGTTTACCATCAAGGAATGATAAAAAATGATCTTGGAGTTGTTGGTAAAATTCTTGGGTATACAAATGCCGCCGCCGCTATTGGTCTAGCGGCATATCATGTTTATAAGTATAAAGAACATTACGGATTTAAGAAAAAGTAACTTTAAAGAACTTACATAATTTTTATAGATTTCTTTTCATGTCCATTTTATAAAACAGTAACTATATTAAATTAGACAAATCCATCTCATCTTAATTAATTTCAAATCAAATTCAATTATTTTTTTGGCACTTTTATTGAACTTTCAGTTGATACTAAATTTTTAACGGTGACCTATGAAAACTTCAAAACTACTAATTTTTACAACTATCCTTTTACTTGGATTAACAAATTGCTCATCAACTTATTATTCGCTTTTTCCGGATGAAGAATCAAAATTTGAAATGGGAAGAAAGATAATTGAAAAAGAAGATAGTGTGGCTTATTCATCTTTAACTTTTGAGGAAAGTACTGATCGTGAATACATTTTGGATCTTTATGTATTTAACAAAAGCGGTGAAAAAATTACAGTTGATCCGAAATTGGCTTATTTTAAGGTCTATAATGAAGACAGAAAACCAATAAACAAAGAAAATTATTTCGCGCTCGATCCGGAAAACCAAATAAGTAAAATAAATTCGGATATAAAAAATCGCGAAACAGATCATAATGTCGCTACAGGACTTAATATCGCGTTTTCGCTTTTAAGTACAATTGTAGATTTAGCAGATGATGATGATAACGACGTTGAAGAAGTTGCGGGAAATGTAGCGGTATTTGCGGATAATCAAATAAACGAAGAAATTTCTTACAGTAATGATACCGAATATCTTGAAAGCAGAAAAGATTTTTGGAAAAATGATGTTCTAAGAATAACCGATCTTGATTCAGAAGAATCGGTACAAGGTACTTTACTTATTCCAATTTTTAATTTCGCCAAATATGTAAAATTATTTATTCCTATCGGAAATACGACTCACATTTATAAATTTAAGCAAGAAGAAAAATAATAACTTTCAATTAGCCCCAACTTTAAAATGCCTAATTACTTTTAATTAGGTATTTTAAAAAACTCAAATCATTATACAATTAATTTCCTTTTCTTTCGTTTACATTACTAGAAAGATGAAAATTTTATGCTTGAAAATGAACTTTTAGAAAAGTGTTCAAATGGTGACGGAATTGCCTTTAAGCGGTTGATAAATATCTATAGAATTCAACTGTTCGGTTATTTGTGGCGGTTCAGCAGTTCAAGATTCGAAGCTGAAGAAATGTTTCAGGAAACTTTAATAAAAGTTTGGAAAGGATTTAAAAAGTATGATCATCGGCAGAAATTTTCATCATGGCTTTTTACAATTGCGCACAATGTAGCAATGGATCAATTAAGGAAAAGGAAAACAGATACTGCCGCAATATCAATACAAGAAAATCTAGAAATAGAGAATGATAAAAGACCGGATGAAGAGTTAATAAATAAAGAAAAAATTGAAATTATTAATCGAACGGTGGAAAATTTACCGGAAAAACAAAAATCGGTTTTTTTACTTAGACAACATGGAGAGTTAACTTTTAAGGATATAGCGGAAATATTGAATGAACCGTTGAATACTGTTATTAGTCATATGCATTATGCGGTAAAAAAAATTAAAAAACAATTGGCGTACGAAAATGAATCTCAGCGAAGATCAGTTATATAAAGATTTTGAAAAAGAAGTTTGGTTATATCTTGATAACCAGCTTGATGAAAAACGAAAATTATTTTGGGATAATAAAATTGAAAAATATCCTTTGCTGAAAGAATATATTGATGAATATACAGCAATCTCAAATGAATATAAATCCAAAAATTTAATTGATATTGACGATGAAAGATTCAATTTAATGATAGATAACGCGGTTGAAAAAAGATCAGTTATTGCAAAAATTAAAGATTTCATCCTAAATAATTTTAACACAGAAACAAAAATCAGCTTTGGTAAAATCGCGTTCGCAAGTTTCTTAATTATTGCGTCAATAATCATTTCAATAATTTCAAATAAACCAAACCCGATAAATAAATTAAATAAAACTATAAACAGCGAATTGCTTGAATGGAACCCGAAATATTTTGAAAAGCAAATTAACAAAGTTGAAACAATGCTTAAATTAACAAAAGACGACGATTATAAAAAATATTCCAAGTATGGACTAACATCAGAAAATGTTGATAAAAACTTGAATTACATTGGAAACAATATTGACGAACTTAAAAAAGAAATTAACAGTAAGGAATTATAAACGAGGTATAATATGAATAATAACAAATTTAAATATTTATTTTTTGCGGCAGTTTTTTTTATTTCCGTTAATTTATCGGCGCAGGAAAAACCAATTGCACCGGTACCGCCGGAAGCTGCAACTTTTGATTTCGATTTTCAAGATTTTAATAACTTGAGTGATAAAGAAGAACAAGAAATTTTGAAAAATGTTAAAGAGGAAATAAAAAGAGAATTAAAGCAAATTAAAAGTGTTAATAAAAACAGATATTATGATTTGTTGAGAGAATCACAATTTAAAAATATGGAATTCCCATTTGTAAGTAAACTTGAAAAAGATGCAAGAGAAAGAGAAAAAAAAATATTTGAGTTGGAAGTTAAAACAGAATCGCTCGCGGCAAAATATGACGCTGCAAATAAAGCTGAAAAGGAAAAAATTAAAAGCGAGCTTAAACAACAGTTATCAGATCTTTTCAATCAAAAAGAAGAGGTAAGAAAACAAGATGTTGCCCGGCTTGAACAAGAACTAAAGGAATTAAAACAGTCGCTGCAAGTAAGAATGCAGAACAAAAACGAAATTATAAATAGAAGAATGCAGGAACTTTTAAATGAAGATGAATATTTAGATTGGGAATGATTTTCAAAAATTTAAAAATTAAAAAGACTCAATAAAAATTGAGTCTTTTTTTTTTATTAAAGCTGAGCGAAAATTTTCTCTTCCGGATTTTCAATATTATAAAAACTTAGTAGTTTTAACATAACGGCTTCAACAACGGAATCAGGACAAGAAGCGCCGCTTGTAATAATTATCTTTACAGACTCTTTATTAGGTAGATAATTTTCACTAGAGACTTCTGTTTTTGTTGAATATTCAAAATGATTGATTGAATTTTTAGAAATTAATTTTGATTGATCCGAAATGAAATATGTTACAAATTTTTCTTCCAAAAGCTCAACAATATGCGAAGTATTTGAACTATTGTAACC is from Ignavibacteriota bacterium and encodes:
- a CDS encoding M1 family metallopeptidase, which translates into the protein MKFLFLFTIFFISQIHSQQISIYTPFEIQNAIKNETRTLTGIPGKNYWQNKSNYNICVEVNTETGLLTGEEKIKYFNNSPDSLDRIVIRLYQDIAKTNASRNWFVNAKYLNEGVELKELKINNKNYDLSDTSKSVFRGSTNLSVKLDKILYSKSELNIEVKWQFVIPKDFKLRMGNYGNGNFFVAYWYPQIAVYDDIDGWDTHDYQGTVEFYNDFNNYNVQLKIPAGYIAWATGELQNADKVLRKDIFEKYQKAKISDETIRIITPEDYNKGLVTSDNVINIWNFKADNVTDFSFALSNSYNWDGASVVVDDKTGRRALSDVVYNNGTIHYDKAAEYSRESLKYLSHQIPGFSYPYSHVTSFCNGGKSGGMETPMMANDGAPEKLENHIGLIFHEIAHNYFPFMMGTNERKYAWMDEGWASFLPKDVVDKYVPEYDYLKNRVNGFERTAGYESELPPMVVSYSYLTDYSRTGFYDRPSVAYYQLKELLGNELFKDAIYEYIDKWNGKHPVPLDFFNIINEAAKEDLSWFWKPWFYEFGYPDLAIENVEILNGKISTKVAKKGNIPTNVKVIFEFEDGTNETVEKSACVWKGGNNSINVNIESNKKLSKVTVGDKHIPDSVKGNDVYKVSN
- a CDS encoding DUF502 domain-containing protein produces the protein MTRFKSFITTTFIGGFLIFLPLVILAITINWIFEVVSDNLNPISSLLVQTTKVHEYLAFLISVIIFLGVCFLLGLFVRTRYGNVAYNLFEENILKKVPGYRIIKETIVQLFGSQKNLFSGVALINLFGNETLTTAFITDEHSNGWFTVFIPSGPAPTAGFTYHLPPKYVHKINYPIDLAMKTIISLGAGSKNILEMYNVENK
- a CDS encoding RNA polymerase sigma factor, coding for MLENELLEKCSNGDGIAFKRLINIYRIQLFGYLWRFSSSRFEAEEMFQETLIKVWKGFKKYDHRQKFSSWLFTIAHNVAMDQLRKRKTDTAAISIQENLEIENDKRPDEELINKEKIEIINRTVENLPEKQKSVFLLRQHGELTFKDIAEILNEPLNTVISHMHYAVKKIKKQLAYENESQRRSVI